Proteins from a single region of Apium graveolens cultivar Ventura chromosome 7, ASM990537v1, whole genome shotgun sequence:
- the LOC141674188 gene encoding uncharacterized protein LOC141674188, which yields MISRGPTVAGTTRNSRKAYAREVMSIVGEPTKRFKLEIMLIFGDPDLEGLKFLQDDPLVITPIIGNCHVMRVLVDNRASVDIFFHDTFIRMGYNDSQLTPSDAPIYGFNHVECKVEGGIQLPVIIEEEPRWATQMLNFQVVKAASTYNAIMGRIGIHAFKAVPSTYHTVLEFSTRNGIGEVKGD from the coding sequence ATGATCTCGAGAGGTCCTACAGTAGCTGGTACTACAAGGAACTCTCGAAAGGCTTATGCGAGAGAAGTGATGAGCATAGTTGGAGAGCCAACAAAGCGTTTTAAGTTAGAGATAATGCTTATATTTGGTGACccagaccttgaaggtttgaaatttcTTCAGGATGATCCCTTGGTTATCACACCGATAATTGGAAATTGTCATGTTATGAGGGTCCTAGTGGACAATAGAGCTTCCGTGGATATTTTTTTCCATGACACGTTCATAAGGATGGGCtacaatgattctcaactaactcCATCTGATGCACCCATCTACGGATTTAACCACGTGGAATGCAAAGTCGAAGGAGGAATACAACTTCCCGTAATAATCGAGGAAGAGCCCAGGTGGGCCACGCAGATGTTAAACTTTCAGGTTGTTAAGGCAGCCTctacttacaatgctatcatgggtagAATAGGGATCCATGCTTTTAAGGCTGTGCCCTCAACCTACCACACGGTACTGGAGTTTTCAACTAGGAATGGTATTGGAGAAGTGAAAGGAGATTAG
- the LOC141674189 gene encoding uncharacterized protein LOC141674189, whose translation MAQRWYSRLPLNSIGSFKDLSQAFIKQFISGRVHEKSSASLTGIIQGEKESLRDYLHQFTKEALKVSDLDDKVAMICLQQGTRDEFLKMFLDKRPPESMLQLHDRARKYTKVEESLKKTVVNNEPTGNKKRKTGQEYDAKETVKRMEAKKEIMTEEIMIKEVTREIATHSLED comes from the exons atggctcaaagatggtatagccgtCTGCCCCTGAATTCTATTGGATCCTTTAAGGACTTGAGCCAAGCTTTTATCAAGCAATTCATAAGTGGCAGAGTACACGAGAAGAGTTCAGCCTCTCTCACGGGCATAATCCAAGGAGAAAAGGAGTCCCTGAGAGACTACCTGCACCAATTCACGAAGGAAGCTTTGAAGGTTTCTGATCTTGacgataaggtagctatgatatgCCTACAGCAAGGAACTAGAGACGAGTTCTTAAAAATGTTCTTGGATAAACGCCCTCCTGAAAGCATGCTGCAGCTCCACGATAGGGCCAGAAAGTATACCAAGGTAGAGGAAAGTCTGAAGAAGACAGTTGTGAATAATGAACCTACTGGAAACAAGAAGCGGAAGACGGGTCAGGAGTACGATGCCAAGGAAAC ggtgaagaggATGGAGGCTAAAAAAGAGATAATGACCGAAGAGATAATGATCAAAGAGGTAACGAGAGAGATCGCAACCCACAGCCTCGAGGATTAG